One genomic window of Phycisphaerae bacterium RAS1 includes the following:
- a CDS encoding Collagen triple helix repeat (20 copies), which translates to MLFQKTVILVRRARAAGSRAGIGKATWGLSASLGLVLVLSSGGCPDSGQTTGATQTTDSTELTAQIMQIVDDQLSGRIQPGPAGPQGERGPAGAAGAAGPQGPEGDAGAAGETGAAGAAGAAGAAGDPGAQGPVGAAGPEGDPGAQGAAGPEGPQGPQGAQGAQGASPFTLSGNNAVFTTGNVGIGTTTPERLLHVFAGSAGTVTADASAPLVIEDDANALIHILSPDANEKGLVFGAAGPTLLADDGSIRYNTLGVPRGFDFRTGGNVSRMAIDSAGNVGIGTLLPAALFEVIAANGFFRFNGDIDVNGGADSVFLIRHQGAAGGRFGITNQAGVELFDVLNSGNVGIGTTTPAVKFVVQSGNPTTARVTNGTVNVDTTATGTTGLIGTGTSHDLGLTTGGTTRMVITTAGNVGIGTAAPGAPLTVRNNTSNLALELRNELNLADVVQGGISVQSPGGQFVGTVSSHSLGFFTANSTRMTIGTNGNVGIGTSTPASRLHVNGGGITVSAGGVAADGGNVAVTNGAVVPSLGAAGSTRGVAFTPNPGGGSGDQAGMFHFVEAGENTQLIIQNDNDADDDIVFRQFAATRLHLVNGLVGVNRTPLINALEVGGTASNSVGGLWLVNSDLRIKRDVQTIGSALDVLDRIRLASFEFTDEYRAAHPEIPQRRYYNVIAQEFQQVFPDYVKGSGEHLAGGDEILQVDAWPLTVYTAAAVQELNHQVQAKDARIVELEQNSVSQARRIAELEDRLARLEAAFEKGLKR; encoded by the coding sequence ATGCTGTTTCAAAAGACTGTGATTCTCGTTCGGCGGGCGCGCGCCGCAGGTTCGCGCGCCGGTATTGGCAAGGCGACGTGGGGATTGTCCGCCTCGCTGGGACTCGTGCTGGTGCTTTCGTCCGGCGGATGCCCGGACAGCGGACAGACCACCGGCGCGACGCAAACCACGGACAGCACCGAGCTGACGGCGCAGATCATGCAGATCGTCGATGATCAGCTCTCCGGGCGCATCCAGCCCGGTCCGGCCGGACCGCAGGGCGAGCGCGGACCGGCGGGAGCGGCCGGCGCGGCTGGGCCGCAGGGGCCTGAGGGCGACGCCGGAGCGGCGGGCGAAACCGGTGCGGCGGGGGCAGCCGGGGCGGCGGGAGCAGCGGGCGATCCGGGTGCGCAGGGCCCGGTGGGCGCGGCGGGACCGGAAGGCGATCCGGGCGCGCAAGGTGCGGCGGGGCCGGAAGGGCCACAGGGTCCCCAGGGGGCGCAAGGCGCACAGGGCGCTTCGCCGTTCACTCTGAGCGGCAACAACGCGGTGTTTACGACCGGCAACGTCGGCATCGGCACGACGACGCCGGAGCGCCTGCTTCACGTCTTCGCCGGTTCGGCCGGGACGGTGACGGCCGACGCCAGCGCGCCGCTGGTGATCGAAGACGACGCGAACGCGTTGATTCATATCCTGTCCCCGGACGCGAACGAGAAGGGCCTTGTATTCGGCGCCGCCGGCCCGACCTTGCTGGCTGACGACGGCTCGATTCGATACAACACCCTTGGCGTGCCAAGGGGCTTCGACTTTCGCACCGGCGGCAACGTCAGCCGAATGGCCATCGACTCGGCGGGGAATGTCGGGATCGGCACCCTCTTGCCCGCCGCGCTATTCGAAGTGATCGCCGCCAACGGCTTCTTCCGGTTCAACGGCGACATCGACGTCAACGGCGGCGCGGACAGCGTCTTCCTGATCCGTCACCAGGGTGCGGCGGGCGGGCGCTTTGGCATCACGAACCAGGCCGGCGTCGAGTTGTTCGATGTATTGAATAGCGGCAACGTCGGCATTGGCACGACGACGCCGGCGGTCAAATTTGTCGTACAGAGCGGCAACCCGACAACCGCCCGCGTGACGAATGGGACCGTGAACGTCGACACGACGGCAACCGGTACGACCGGGCTGATTGGCACCGGAACAAGCCACGATCTCGGGTTGACCACCGGCGGCACGACGCGGATGGTCATAACCACAGCCGGCAACGTCGGAATCGGCACGGCGGCGCCCGGCGCGCCGTTGACGGTCAGGAACAACACATCGAATCTGGCGCTGGAGTTGCGGAATGAGTTGAATCTCGCTGACGTCGTGCAGGGAGGAATCAGCGTCCAATCTCCAGGCGGGCAGTTCGTCGGGACGGTCAGCTCGCATTCGCTCGGGTTCTTTACCGCCAATTCGACCCGCATGACGATCGGCACCAACGGGAATGTCGGAATCGGAACGAGCACGCCGGCGTCGCGGCTGCATGTCAACGGCGGCGGCATCACGGTGAGCGCCGGCGGCGTCGCGGCTGACGGCGGCAATGTTGCAGTCACCAACGGCGCGGTTGTTCCGTCCTTGGGAGCGGCGGGCAGCACGCGCGGCGTCGCATTTACGCCCAACCCCGGCGGCGGCAGCGGCGATCAGGCCGGCATGTTCCACTTCGTCGAGGCCGGCGAGAACACGCAGCTCATCATCCAGAACGACAACGATGCGGACGACGACATCGTGTTTCGGCAGTTTGCCGCCACGCGGCTGCACCTGGTCAACGGCCTGGTTGGCGTGAACCGCACGCCGCTCATCAATGCCCTGGAGGTCGGGGGAACCGCATCGAACAGCGTGGGCGGACTCTGGCTGGTGAATTCCGATCTGCGCATCAAGCGCGATGTGCAGACGATCGGCTCAGCCCTTGACGTGCTTGACCGCATCCGGCTGGCGAGCTTCGAATTCACGGATGAGTACCGCGCGGCCCATCCCGAGATTCCGCAGCGCCGCTACTACAACGTCATCGCCCAGGAATTCCAGCAGGTGTTTCCAGACTACGTGAAGGGCAGCGGCGAGCATCTCGCCGGCGGCGACGAAATCCTGCAAGTCGACGCCTGGCCGCTCACCGTCTACACCGCGGCGGCGGTGCAGGAGCTCAATCACCAGGTGCAAGCCAAGGACGCTCGCATCGTCGAACTCGAGCAGAACAGCGTGTCCCAGGCCCGCCGCATTGCGGAACTGGAGGACCGCCTGGCGCGGCTGGAGGCTGCGTTCGAGAAAGGCCTAAAGAGGTAA
- the vnfA gene encoding Nitrogen fixation protein VnfA, whose amino-acid sequence MTEGVVSLSARSISEKALAALLEASAAMNSSLDLPTTLQAIVRSAAAVLQTEASSVILLDRARNKLIFKAAVGDRGDVLVGEEFDANLGIAGRVASSGRSMLVPDVHHCEDFFKGIDDKSSFRTIGLVAAPMRFRSEVFGVIEVLNKQGDEPFNDRDVELLQIFGNLAAISVSNAQMHEALKRENRGLKEVLKQDDQIVGSSPALNAVMSLVDRVANTNATVLLLGETGTGKELTARSIHVRSPRRNKAFIAINCAALPETLLESELFGHEAGAFTGATATKLGRFELADKGTLFLDEIGDISASTQIKLLRVLQEREFVRVGGTKTIACDVRIIAATNRDLKKAMEEGEFREDLFYRLNVFPIDLPPLRERRDDIPLLVEHFAAFTSKELGRMKPDLSSEAMQMMCAYRWPGNIREMRNVIERAVLLCDSGSIHAPQLPREISGDHSPAQTGGVESSLDAYEKAMIVKALKENGWNQTKTAKALGINRDNLRYRLKKYEIARPEDEE is encoded by the coding sequence ATGACCGAAGGCGTCGTTTCGCTATCCGCCCGTTCGATCAGTGAGAAGGCCCTGGCCGCGCTGCTGGAGGCCTCGGCGGCGATGAATTCGTCGCTCGATCTGCCGACCACTCTGCAGGCCATCGTTCGCAGCGCGGCGGCGGTGCTTCAGACCGAAGCGTCTTCCGTCATTCTCCTTGACCGGGCCCGCAACAAGCTGATCTTCAAGGCGGCGGTAGGCGACCGGGGCGATGTGCTGGTAGGCGAGGAGTTCGACGCGAACCTGGGCATCGCCGGGCGGGTCGCCTCAAGCGGGCGGTCGATGCTGGTGCCGGACGTGCATCATTGCGAGGATTTCTTCAAGGGGATCGACGACAAGTCGAGCTTCCGCACCATCGGGCTGGTGGCGGCGCCGATGCGCTTCCGTTCGGAAGTGTTCGGCGTGATCGAGGTGTTGAACAAGCAGGGCGACGAGCCGTTCAACGACCGCGACGTGGAGCTGCTCCAGATCTTCGGCAACCTGGCGGCGATCAGCGTCTCCAACGCGCAGATGCACGAGGCGTTGAAGCGTGAGAACCGCGGGCTGAAGGAAGTCCTGAAGCAGGATGACCAGATTGTCGGCAGCAGCCCGGCGCTCAACGCGGTGATGTCGCTGGTGGACCGCGTGGCGAACACGAACGCGACGGTCCTGCTCCTGGGCGAAACCGGCACGGGCAAGGAGCTGACGGCGCGCTCGATCCACGTGCGCAGCCCGCGGCGCAACAAGGCGTTCATCGCGATCAACTGCGCCGCGCTGCCGGAGACGCTGCTGGAGAGCGAGCTGTTCGGCCACGAAGCCGGGGCGTTCACAGGCGCGACCGCGACCAAGCTGGGCCGCTTCGAGCTGGCCGACAAGGGCACGCTGTTCCTGGACGAGATCGGCGACATCAGCGCCTCGACGCAGATCAAGCTGCTGCGCGTGCTGCAGGAGCGCGAGTTCGTCCGCGTCGGCGGCACCAAGACCATCGCCTGCGACGTGCGCATCATCGCCGCCACCAACCGCGACCTGAAGAAGGCGATGGAGGAGGGCGAATTTCGCGAGGACCTGTTTTATCGGCTGAACGTGTTCCCGATCGACCTGCCGCCGCTGCGGGAGCGGCGCGACGACATCCCGCTTTTGGTCGAGCACTTCGCGGCGTTTACGTCGAAGGAACTGGGGCGCATGAAGCCGGACCTCTCGTCCGAAGCGATGCAGATGATGTGCGCCTACCGCTGGCCGGGGAACATCCGTGAAATGCGCAACGTGATTGAGCGGGCCGTTCTGCTGTGCGATTCCGGCTCGATCCACGCCCCGCAGCTTCCGCGCGAGATTTCCGGCGATCACAGCCCGGCCCAGACCGGCGGCGTGGAGTCCTCGCTGGACGCGTACGAGAAGGCGATGATCGTCAAGGCGCTCAAGGAAAACGGCTGGAACCAGACCAAGACGGCCAAGGCGCTGGGCATCAATCGCGACAACCTGCGCTATCGGCTGAAGAAATACGAAATCGCCCGCCCGGAGGATGAGGAGTAA
- the sigW_8 gene encoding ECF RNA polymerase sigma factor SigW, whose protein sequence is MEAKRDEELLGEHLRGTRGAFDALVTRYSGELYGFLARFVGNSAAADDLVQEAFLQVYAAAGSFDVQRSFKPWLYTIAANKARDYMRSRGRRTERTLDGPAGSDGPSFSDTLEHDAPETADTLDEQERAALVRKLLNTMPEHLRLILTLGYYQQLPYADIADILGIPVGTVKSRLHAAVQHFGRLWRQTQASAGASD, encoded by the coding sequence GTGGAAGCGAAGCGCGACGAGGAGCTGCTGGGCGAACATCTGCGTGGTACACGCGGCGCGTTCGACGCCCTCGTAACTCGTTACAGCGGCGAACTCTACGGCTTTCTCGCCCGCTTCGTCGGAAACTCCGCCGCCGCCGACGATCTCGTCCAGGAAGCATTCCTGCAGGTCTACGCCGCGGCCGGGTCGTTCGACGTGCAGCGATCGTTCAAGCCCTGGCTTTACACGATCGCCGCCAACAAGGCCCGTGATTACATGCGCTCCCGCGGCCGCCGCACGGAGCGCACGCTCGACGGGCCGGCCGGATCGGACGGCCCCAGCTTCAGCGATACGCTGGAGCACGACGCCCCGGAAACCGCCGACACGCTCGACGAGCAGGAGCGCGCGGCGCTGGTTCGAAAGCTGCTCAATACGATGCCGGAGCACCTGCGCTTGATTCTGACGCTCGGCTACTACCAGCAACTGCCCTACGCCGACATCGCCGACATCCTCGGCATCCCGGTCGGCACCGTGAAATCGCGGCTGCACGCCGCGGTGCAGCACTTCGGGCGGCTCTGGCGGCAGACGCAGGCGTCGGCCGGCGCAT